In Phyllobacterium zundukense, one DNA window encodes the following:
- the atpA gene encoding F0F1 ATP synthase subunit alpha produces MDIRAAEISAILKEQIKNFGQEAEVSEVGQVLSVGDGIARVYGLDNVQAGEMVEFPGGTRGMALNLESDNVGVVIFGSDRDIKEGDTVKRTGAIVDVPVGKELLGRVVDALGNPIDGKGPIKATQRSRVDVKAPGIIPRKSVHEPMSTGLKAIDALIPVGRGQRELVIGDRQTGKTAIILDTFLNQKPAHDSGSESEKLYCVYVAIGQKRSTVAQFVKILEERGALEYSIIVAATASDPAPMQYLAPFAGCTMGEYFRDNGMHALIGYDDLSKQAVAYRQMSLLLRRPPGREAYPGDVFYLHSRLLERSAKLNDDNGAGSLTALPVIETQANDVSAYIPTNVISITDGQIFLETNLFYQGIRPAVNVGLSVSRVGSAAQVKAMKQVAGSIKGELAQYREMAAFAQFGSDLDASTQRLLNRGARLTELLKQPQFSPLKTEEQVAVIYAGVNGYLDKLAVNQVSKFEQGLLTWLRTENKDVLDAIAKEKQLSDDIKGKLKAAVDAFAKSFA; encoded by the coding sequence ATGGACATCCGCGCCGCGGAAATTTCCGCAATCCTGAAAGAGCAAATCAAGAATTTCGGCCAGGAGGCTGAAGTCTCCGAAGTCGGTCAGGTTCTGTCCGTCGGTGACGGTATTGCTCGTGTATATGGCCTGGACAATGTCCAGGCTGGTGAAATGGTCGAATTCCCGGGTGGTACCCGTGGCATGGCCCTGAACCTGGAAAGCGACAATGTTGGTGTCGTTATTTTCGGCTCGGACCGTGACATCAAGGAAGGCGACACCGTCAAGCGTACCGGTGCCATCGTTGACGTTCCTGTTGGCAAGGAACTGCTCGGCCGCGTTGTTGACGCGCTCGGCAATCCGATCGATGGCAAGGGTCCGATCAAGGCAACGCAGCGCTCGCGCGTTGACGTCAAGGCGCCAGGCATCATCCCGCGCAAGTCGGTGCATGAGCCGATGTCGACCGGCCTCAAGGCCATTGACGCGCTGATCCCGGTAGGCCGCGGCCAGCGTGAGCTGGTCATCGGCGATCGCCAGACCGGCAAGACCGCGATTATTCTCGATACTTTCCTTAATCAGAAGCCGGCTCACGATTCTGGAAGCGAGAGCGAAAAGCTGTATTGCGTTTACGTCGCCATCGGCCAGAAGCGTTCGACGGTAGCGCAGTTCGTTAAAATTCTCGAAGAGCGTGGCGCTCTCGAATATTCGATCATCGTCGCCGCAACGGCTTCAGATCCTGCTCCAATGCAGTATCTCGCGCCGTTCGCCGGTTGCACGATGGGTGAATATTTCCGCGACAATGGCATGCATGCGCTGATCGGTTATGACGATCTGTCCAAGCAGGCCGTGGCTTATCGCCAGATGTCGTTGCTGCTGCGCCGCCCGCCGGGCCGCGAAGCTTATCCCGGCGACGTTTTCTATCTGCATTCCCGCCTGCTCGAGCGCTCTGCCAAGCTCAACGACGATAATGGTGCCGGTTCACTGACCGCGCTGCCCGTCATTGAGACCCAGGCAAATGACGTGTCGGCCTATATTCCGACCAACGTGATTTCGATCACTGACGGCCAGATCTTCCTCGAAACCAATCTTTTCTACCAGGGTATCCGCCCTGCGGTGAACGTTGGTCTGTCGGTTTCCCGCGTCGGTTCCGCCGCGCAGGTCAAAGCGATGAAACAGGTTGCTGGCTCGATCAAGGGTGAGCTGGCGCAGTACCGCGAAATGGCGGCTTTCGCACAGTTTGGCTCCGATCTTGATGCGTCGACGCAGCGTCTGCTCAATCGCGGTGCGCGTCTGACCGAACTCCTGAAGCAGCCCCAGTTCTCGCCGTTGAAGACGGAAGAGCAGGTCGCTGTGATCTATGCGGGCGTCAACGGCTATCTCGACAAGCTTGCCGTCAATCAGGTCAGCAAGTTTGAGCAGGGCCTGCTCACATGGCTCCGCACTGAGAACAAGGACGTTCTCGACGCGATCGCCAAGGAAAAGCAGCTTAGCGACGACATCAAGGGCAAGCTTAAGGCGGCAGTTGACGCCTTTGCCAAGTCTTTCGCTTAA
- a CDS encoding F0F1 ATP synthase subunit gamma — MPSLKDLRNRIASVKATQKITKAMQMVAAAKLRRAQEAAEAARPYSQRMAAVLANIASNVDGDDAPALMSGTGKDDVHLLVVCTSERGLCGGFNAQIARLARDHARRLVADGKTVKIITVGKKGADILRRDLGKNIIDHVNLREVKQVGFVNADEIGHKIIGLYNEGAFDVATLFYSEFKSVIAQIPTAQQLIPASAIGDAEPETAGDAVYEYEPDPAAILGDLIPRNISVQVFRALLENAASEQGARMSAMDNATRNAGDMINKLTMSYNRQRQAQITKELIEIISGAEAL, encoded by the coding sequence ATGCCTTCGTTAAAGGATCTGAGAAACCGGATCGCCTCGGTCAAGGCGACGCAGAAGATCACCAAGGCGATGCAGATGGTCGCCGCGGCGAAGCTGCGTCGTGCGCAGGAAGCTGCGGAAGCCGCTCGCCCCTATTCGCAGCGCATGGCTGCGGTTCTGGCGAACATCGCTTCCAATGTGGATGGCGATGATGCGCCTGCGCTGATGAGCGGAACCGGCAAGGACGATGTGCATCTGCTCGTCGTCTGCACCTCCGAACGCGGTCTTTGCGGCGGCTTCAACGCGCAGATCGCGCGTCTGGCGCGTGATCACGCACGCAGGCTGGTTGCGGACGGCAAGACAGTCAAGATTATCACTGTCGGCAAGAAGGGCGCCGATATTCTGCGCCGCGATCTCGGCAAGAATATCATCGACCACGTCAACCTGCGTGAAGTCAAACAGGTTGGCTTCGTCAACGCCGACGAGATCGGTCACAAGATCATCGGCCTCTACAACGAAGGCGCGTTTGACGTCGCCACGCTGTTCTATTCGGAATTCAAGTCGGTGATTGCACAAATACCGACTGCGCAGCAATTGATTCCGGCCAGCGCCATCGGTGATGCCGAGCCAGAAACTGCTGGCGATGCAGTTTATGAATATGAGCCGGATCCGGCAGCCATTCTCGGCGATCTGATCCCGCGCAATATTTCCGTCCAGGTTTTCCGCGCTCTCCTTGAAAACGCGGCATCGGAACAGGGTGCGCGCATGTCCGCCATGGACAACGCAACCCGCAATGCCGGTGACATGATCAACAAGCTGACAATGTCGTACAACCGCCAGCGTCAGGCCCAGATCACCAAAGAACTGATTGAAATCATTTCGGGCGCGGAAGCGCTCTAA
- a CDS encoding RNA pyrophosphohydrolase encodes MSKNTKPADPQTLPYRPCVGIMVLNQEGLVWAGHRIVIQNDEMDGATQLWQMPQGGIDKGEDPEPAALRELYEETGMKTVTLLAEAPNWINYDLPPHLVGLALKGKYRGQTQKWFAYRFEGDESEIAINPPPGGHTAEFDRWAWKPMSQLPDLIVPFKRRVYEEVVAAFQHLSG; translated from the coding sequence ATGAGCAAAAACACCAAGCCTGCCGATCCGCAAACCCTGCCCTATCGGCCCTGTGTTGGCATCATGGTGCTTAACCAGGAGGGTCTTGTCTGGGCCGGTCATCGCATCGTCATTCAGAATGACGAAATGGATGGAGCGACGCAGCTCTGGCAGATGCCGCAAGGCGGTATCGACAAAGGTGAGGATCCTGAACCTGCAGCGCTGCGCGAACTCTATGAGGAGACCGGTATGAAGACCGTCACTCTTCTCGCGGAAGCGCCAAACTGGATAAATTACGACCTGCCACCCCACCTTGTCGGCTTGGCATTGAAGGGTAAGTATCGCGGCCAAACCCAAAAGTGGTTTGCCTATCGCTTCGAGGGCGACGAAAGCGAGATCGCGATAAACCCGCCGCCCGGTGGACATACAGCCGAGTTCGACCGGTGGGCCTGGAAGCCCATGTCGCAACTTCCTGATCTTATCGTGCCCTTCAAGCGCAGGGTCTACGAAGAAGTCGTCGCTGCTTTCCAGCATTTATCGGGCTGA
- a CDS encoding S41 family peptidase, producing MIRRLSLLMAGALLGATAMVVVQGALPTTAAEAAGTDTYKQLSIFGDIFERVRAQYVTPPDDKKLVESAINGMLTSLDPHSSYMNAEQAQDMRVQTKGEFGGLGIEVTMENELVKVIAPIEDTPASKAGVLAGDYISQIDGTEVRGLTLTDAVDKMRGEVNTPIELTLIRQGADKPIKLTIVRDVVKVKAVKYRVENDVGYVRVISFTEQTFDDLQKAIKDIESKIPDDKLKGFVLDLRLNPGGLLDQAVAVSDAFLDKGEVVSTRGRDPQDITRFDARAGDLTNGKPLIVLINGGSASASEIVAGALQDHRRGTVLGTRSFGKGSVQTIIPLGENGALRLTTALYYTPAGKSIQGKGIVPDIAVEQPLPDELKGQDITRGESDLKGHIKGAQEDAEGSGSIAYVPPDLKDDLQLIQALKLLRGEQANAAFPPDPKKGVPN from the coding sequence ATGATACGTAGGTTATCGCTTCTTATGGCTGGAGCACTGCTGGGTGCGACGGCAATGGTCGTTGTGCAGGGTGCTCTGCCCACAACCGCTGCAGAAGCTGCGGGCACCGACACCTATAAACAGCTATCAATTTTTGGTGATATTTTCGAGCGCGTTCGCGCCCAGTATGTCACGCCGCCGGATGACAAGAAGCTGGTCGAAAGCGCCATCAACGGCATGCTGACCTCGCTTGATCCCCATTCGTCGTACATGAACGCCGAACAGGCTCAGGACATGCGCGTCCAGACCAAGGGCGAGTTTGGTGGCCTCGGCATCGAAGTCACCATGGAAAACGAGCTGGTGAAAGTCATCGCTCCAATCGAAGATACTCCCGCATCCAAGGCCGGTGTACTCGCCGGCGACTACATTTCACAGATCGACGGCACCGAAGTGCGCGGCCTGACCCTGACAGACGCCGTCGACAAGATGCGCGGTGAGGTCAACACGCCGATCGAACTGACGCTCATTCGTCAGGGTGCCGACAAGCCAATCAAGCTGACCATCGTCCGTGATGTGGTCAAGGTCAAAGCCGTCAAGTACCGGGTTGAAAATGACGTCGGCTATGTCCGCGTTATTTCGTTCACCGAACAGACATTCGACGACCTGCAGAAGGCAATCAAGGATATTGAGAGCAAGATCCCCGATGACAAGCTGAAGGGCTTCGTCCTCGACCTGCGCCTCAATCCGGGTGGTCTGCTCGATCAGGCAGTTGCCGTTTCCGATGCTTTCCTCGACAAGGGCGAGGTTGTGTCGACGCGCGGTCGCGATCCGCAGGACATTACCCGCTTCGATGCTCGCGCAGGAGATCTGACCAATGGCAAGCCATTGATCGTTCTGATCAATGGCGGCTCGGCGAGTGCTTCGGAAATCGTGGCAGGTGCGCTGCAGGATCATCGCCGTGGCACAGTCCTTGGTACCCGCTCATTCGGCAAGGGTTCGGTGCAGACGATCATTCCGCTGGGTGAAAACGGCGCGCTGCGTCTGACGACAGCGCTGTATTACACGCCTGCCGGCAAGTCCATCCAGGGCAAGGGCATCGTACCGGATATCGCAGTCGAGCAACCATTGCCAGATGAGCTCAAGGGACAGGATATTACCCGCGGTGAATCGGATCTGAAGGGCCATATCAAGGGCGCTCAGGAAGATGCGGAAGGTTCTGGCTCCATCGCTTACGTGCCACCGGATCTGAAGGATGATCTTCAGCTCATTCAGGCTTTGAAGCTTCTGCGCGGCGAGCAGGCGAATGCAGCCTTTCCGCCGGACCCCAAAAAGGGTGTACCTAACTGA
- a CDS encoding divergent polysaccharide deacetylase family protein, translated as MNSDINRPLGQNSQRPSKKTDKKTAIRWLLPSAAVLGIVGLASLIAFTSHQGFRRPVPEAPKPQVADVPPAAPKAEAASGPAGDTSSSPGNIAAPQGGPKIIVVGDPTKRAQDPRTAHLPEQDMLEQSPQGPLPVVAPDGRRPLDVYARPWSGARGARVAIVIGGLGLSQTGSQQAIRALPAEITLAFSPEGNSLGRWMQAARQDGHEILMQIPLEPYDYPRVNPGRNTLTVDAPPAATLENLHRAMGRITNYTGVMNYMGARFTADANAMTPVIQDLSKRGLLYLDDGTSARSQADAIAAQQGTPFAAADVLIDSTQNRGAILKKLDELERIARAKGTAIATGSAFEVTVEAVTSWVNEAKARGIEIVPVSALVRDPERG; from the coding sequence GTGAATTCCGATATTAACCGGCCGCTGGGGCAAAACAGCCAAAGGCCCAGCAAGAAAACTGACAAAAAGACGGCAATCCGCTGGCTTCTGCCTTCCGCGGCTGTTCTCGGCATTGTCGGTCTGGCTTCGCTTATCGCCTTCACCAGTCACCAGGGTTTTCGCCGCCCCGTTCCCGAGGCGCCGAAGCCGCAGGTCGCCGACGTTCCCCCAGCGGCACCTAAAGCCGAAGCCGCATCCGGACCGGCAGGTGATACCAGCAGCTCGCCCGGAAACATCGCTGCTCCCCAAGGCGGCCCCAAGATCATCGTTGTCGGCGACCCGACGAAACGCGCGCAGGATCCCCGCACCGCGCATCTGCCAGAGCAGGATATGCTCGAGCAGAGCCCGCAAGGGCCGCTACCGGTCGTCGCGCCTGACGGACGTCGCCCCCTCGACGTCTATGCCCGTCCCTGGTCCGGCGCACGCGGTGCCCGCGTTGCCATCGTCATAGGCGGACTCGGCCTGTCACAGACTGGCTCACAACAGGCAATTCGGGCGCTTCCGGCGGAGATAACCCTGGCTTTCTCGCCGGAAGGCAACAGCCTCGGCCGCTGGATGCAGGCGGCTCGCCAGGACGGCCATGAAATCCTCATGCAGATTCCGCTGGAGCCGTACGACTATCCACGCGTCAATCCAGGCCGCAACACGCTGACCGTCGATGCGCCGCCGGCAGCGACGCTGGAAAATCTGCACAGGGCCATGGGTCGCATCACGAATTACACCGGCGTGATGAATTATATGGGAGCCCGTTTTACCGCTGACGCCAACGCAATGACGCCTGTTATCCAGGATCTTTCCAAACGCGGCCTGCTTTATCTCGACGATGGTACCTCCGCGCGCAGCCAGGCCGATGCTATTGCTGCGCAGCAGGGCACGCCATTTGCCGCCGCCGATGTGCTGATCGATTCCACACAGAATCGCGGCGCAATCCTGAAGAAACTTGACGAGCTGGAGCGCATAGCCCGCGCCAAGGGTACGGCAATAGCAACGGGCTCCGCTTTCGAGGTCACAGTGGAAGCAGTCACTTCCTGGGTTAATGAAGCCAAGGCCAGAGGCATCGAGATTGTGCCCGTGTCCGCCCTTGTACGTGACCCCGAAAGAGGTTAG
- a CDS encoding F0F1 ATP synthase subunit epsilon: MAEAFQFELVSPERLLLSEQVIEVVVPGTEGYMTVMAHHAPLMATVKPGVVTVKTPDGKPDSYVVFGGFVDVTPDGCTLLAESAVHVTDIKADELQRRIQDAKEDFEDATTREDRAKAEDLLGQLTTLEEAIKAA; this comes from the coding sequence ATGGCAGAAGCCTTCCAGTTCGAACTCGTGTCACCAGAGCGCCTACTCCTCTCGGAACAGGTCATTGAAGTCGTGGTTCCGGGTACGGAAGGTTACATGACGGTCATGGCGCACCATGCACCGCTGATGGCAACCGTGAAGCCGGGTGTTGTCACCGTGAAGACGCCTGACGGCAAGCCGGACAGCTACGTCGTATTCGGTGGTTTCGTCGATGTGACGCCGGATGGCTGCACGCTCCTCGCGGAATCGGCGGTACACGTCACCGATATAAAGGCTGATGAATTGCAGCGCCGCATACAGGACGCCAAGGAAGACTTTGAAGACGCGACAACTCGCGAAGACCGGGCCAAGGCAGAAGATCTTCTCGGCCAACTGACGACACTTGAGGAAGCCATCAAGGCTGCTTGA
- the atpD gene encoding F0F1 ATP synthase subunit beta: MAKAATPKTPAAAKAAAPKAAAAKTAAVKAEAAAKPAAKAAAPKAAAKAAPAAKATTPKTALKATGVAGRVSQVIGAVVDVSFDGGVLPQILNALETDNLGNRLVLEVAQHLGENTVRTIAMDSTEGLVRGQVVYDTGSPIMVPVGEETLGRIMNVIGEPVDEAGPINTKLTRGIHQPAPEYVEQSTEAQILVTGIKVVDLLAPYARGGKIGLFGGAGVGKTVLIMELINNVAKAHGGYSVFAGVGERTREGNDLYHEMIESGVNKAGGGEGSKAALVYGQMNEPPGARARVALSGLTVAEHFRDQGQDVLFFVDNIFRFTQAGSEVSALLGRIPSAVGYQPTLATDMGQMQERITTTHKGSITSVQAIYVPADDLTDPAPATSFAHLDATTVLNRAISEKGIYPAVDPLDSTSRMLDPLIVGDEHYQTARQVQSILQRYKSLQDIIAILGMDELSEEDKIAVARARKIERFLSQPFFVAEIFTGSPGKLVDLADTIKGFKGLCNGDYDHLPEAAFYMVGSIDEAIEKAQRLAAEAA; this comes from the coding sequence ATGGCAAAAGCAGCGACCCCGAAAACACCCGCAGCCGCCAAGGCCGCTGCACCGAAGGCAGCCGCCGCCAAAACGGCAGCCGTAAAGGCCGAAGCCGCTGCCAAGCCAGCAGCCAAAGCTGCGGCACCAAAGGCAGCCGCCAAGGCCGCTCCGGCAGCAAAGGCTACTACGCCAAAGACTGCGCTCAAGGCAACCGGCGTTGCTGGTCGCGTCAGCCAGGTCATCGGCGCGGTTGTCGACGTTTCGTTCGATGGCGGTGTGCTTCCGCAGATTCTGAACGCGCTGGAAACCGACAATCTCGGCAACCGCCTCGTTCTTGAAGTTGCGCAGCATCTCGGTGAAAACACCGTCCGCACGATCGCCATGGACTCGACCGAAGGTCTGGTTCGGGGCCAGGTGGTTTATGACACGGGTTCGCCCATCATGGTTCCGGTCGGTGAGGAAACCCTCGGCCGCATCATGAACGTTATCGGTGAGCCGGTTGACGAAGCTGGTCCGATCAACACCAAGCTGACCCGCGGTATCCACCAGCCAGCTCCGGAATATGTCGAACAGTCAACGGAAGCCCAGATCCTCGTTACCGGCATCAAGGTCGTCGATCTGCTCGCACCTTATGCACGCGGTGGCAAGATCGGCCTCTTCGGCGGTGCCGGCGTCGGCAAGACGGTTCTCATCATGGAACTGATCAACAACGTCGCCAAGGCGCACGGTGGTTACTCGGTATTTGCTGGTGTTGGTGAGCGTACGCGCGAAGGCAACGATCTTTACCACGAAATGATCGAATCCGGCGTGAACAAGGCAGGGGGCGGCGAAGGCTCCAAGGCTGCTCTCGTTTACGGCCAGATGAACGAGCCGCCAGGGGCCCGTGCCCGTGTTGCGCTGTCGGGTCTGACTGTTGCCGAGCATTTCCGCGATCAGGGCCAGGACGTTCTGTTCTTCGTGGACAACATCTTCCGCTTCACGCAGGCCGGTTCCGAAGTGTCCGCTCTGCTTGGACGTATCCCGTCCGCCGTGGGTTATCAGCCAACGCTGGCAACCGACATGGGTCAGATGCAGGAACGCATCACCACGACGCACAAGGGTTCGATCACCTCGGTTCAGGCCATTTACGTGCCCGCCGACGATTTGACCGACCCGGCACCTGCGACCTCCTTCGCGCATCTTGATGCGACGACGGTTCTCAACCGCGCGATCTCTGAAAAGGGTATTTATCCGGCTGTTGATCCGCTCGACTCGACATCGCGCATGCTCGATCCGCTGATCGTTGGCGACGAGCATTACCAGACAGCCCGTCAGGTTCAGTCGATCCTGCAGCGCTACAAGTCGCTTCAGGACATCATCGCCATCCTCGGCATGGACGAGCTTTCGGAAGAAGACAAGATCGCGGTCGCTCGCGCCCGCAAGATCGAACGCTTCCTGTCGCAGCCGTTCTTCGTTGCTGAAATCTTCACCGGTTCACCGGGCAAGCTGGTTGATCTTGCGGACACCATCAAGGGCTTCAAGGGTCTTTGCAACGGTGACTATGATCACCTGCCGGAAGCAGCGTTCTACATGGTCGGTTCGATCGACGAAGCGATTGAAAAGGCACAGCGTCTGGCAGCAGAGGCTGCCTGA
- a CDS encoding glycosyltransferase family 2 protein encodes MPDLTIVIPVHNESGNIGSLVKEINSALVSGPTYEIIVVDDGSTDESAEEAMNGGNHVRVLRHEKRTGKSRALVSGFQAANGQWIATLDGDGQNDPVDIVRLWPRVQSSKPALFAGIRKRRNDGAVKLLTSKFANFVRRRLLKDDCRDAGCGFKILPASVAQSLPYFDNMHRFLPALSRRAGLPVIEVDVEDRPRLAGVSKYGFFDRAVVAFLDTVGVFWLIRRYSDPVRVVEMNNAGS; translated from the coding sequence ATGCCCGATCTGACAATCGTAATTCCTGTCCACAACGAATCTGGAAATATCGGCTCCCTCGTCAAGGAAATCAATTCAGCCCTGGTTTCCGGGCCGACCTATGAAATCATTGTCGTCGACGATGGTTCCACAGATGAATCTGCCGAGGAGGCGATGAATGGCGGCAACCATGTTCGCGTGCTCCGCCATGAAAAACGTACCGGCAAGTCGCGGGCGCTTGTCAGCGGCTTTCAAGCGGCAAACGGGCAGTGGATCGCAACGCTGGACGGTGACGGGCAGAACGACCCGGTGGATATTGTTCGTTTGTGGCCACGGGTCCAGAGCTCAAAGCCGGCGCTTTTCGCGGGTATAAGAAAGCGACGCAATGATGGTGCAGTGAAATTGCTGACATCGAAATTTGCCAATTTCGTCCGCAGGCGATTGCTGAAAGATGATTGCAGGGATGCCGGGTGTGGTTTCAAAATACTGCCTGCCAGTGTAGCGCAGAGCCTCCCCTATTTTGACAATATGCACCGCTTTCTTCCGGCCTTGTCGCGCCGGGCCGGTCTTCCGGTGATCGAAGTCGATGTAGAAGATCGACCGCGCCTTGCAGGTGTGTCGAAGTACGGTTTCTTTGATCGTGCTGTCGTCGCATTCCTGGATACGGTTGGCGTGTTCTGGCTTATCCGCCGCTACTCTGATCCGGTAAGGGTAGTTGAGATGAATAACGCTGGAAGCTGA
- a CDS encoding murein hydrolase activator EnvC family protein, whose protein sequence is MVQPPNQQLAPESLDAKRAQTLKELEDLTGQISLSSERVATLDNEIAALKKDQTSITAALIQSAKTEKKLSEDIASFSEKLTGLREQEDGIKNSLKERRGALAEVLAALQRMGLNPPPALLVRPDDALASVRSAVLLGAVVPEMRQQTEVLIADLEELTRIRTSISEERGRLTAALSSQAEEKKRLDLLLTEKQKLQTTSEGTRQAEQQRAEDLAKRATSLRDLIASMEQDMQEVKRAADAASAQEQQKLAASQQRADDFASNQDRLSAQVNFASLKGHLSMPAVGKLVKHFGDDDGLGGAVQGDTLETPAGATITSPTDAVVLYAGAFRSYGQLLILDAGNGYHVVLAGMKKINVSQNQFVLAGEPVGVMNEQLIASTAPVPMGNGAPMLYIEFRKDTKPVNPAPWWAARLAGRTANDT, encoded by the coding sequence ATGGTGCAGCCGCCGAACCAGCAACTTGCCCCGGAATCCCTGGACGCGAAGCGGGCGCAAACGCTCAAGGAGCTTGAAGATCTAACGGGCCAGATATCCCTGTCGTCAGAACGTGTAGCCACGCTCGACAACGAAATTGCCGCCCTGAAAAAGGATCAAACGTCAATTACTGCAGCGCTCATCCAGTCTGCCAAGACGGAGAAGAAGCTGAGCGAGGACATTGCCAGCTTCAGTGAAAAACTGACTGGCCTCCGCGAGCAGGAAGACGGGATCAAGAATTCGCTGAAAGAGCGGCGGGGCGCACTCGCCGAGGTGCTGGCTGCGTTGCAGCGCATGGGCTTGAACCCGCCGCCTGCTCTTCTCGTTCGTCCTGATGACGCCCTCGCCTCGGTCAGAAGCGCGGTTCTGCTCGGCGCCGTGGTCCCTGAAATGCGCCAGCAGACGGAGGTCCTGATAGCCGACCTTGAGGAATTGACCCGGATTAGAACCTCGATCTCCGAAGAACGGGGCCGCCTGACTGCAGCACTGTCGAGCCAGGCAGAGGAGAAGAAACGCCTTGATCTTCTCCTGACCGAAAAACAGAAACTGCAGACAACATCGGAAGGAACGCGGCAGGCAGAACAGCAACGCGCCGAAGATCTGGCCAAACGAGCCACTTCGCTCCGCGATCTCATTGCGTCCATGGAACAGGACATGCAGGAAGTCAAACGAGCCGCCGATGCCGCCAGTGCCCAGGAACAGCAGAAACTGGCAGCGAGTCAGCAACGTGCTGACGATTTTGCCTCCAACCAGGACCGGCTTTCGGCGCAGGTTAATTTCGCGTCGCTGAAGGGCCATCTTTCCATGCCAGCTGTGGGCAAACTGGTGAAGCATTTCGGCGATGACGACGGATTGGGCGGCGCCGTGCAGGGTGATACACTGGAAACGCCTGCCGGTGCGACAATTACGTCACCGACAGATGCAGTTGTCCTTTATGCTGGCGCATTCCGGTCCTATGGACAGCTCTTGATCCTTGATGCCGGGAACGGATATCATGTTGTTTTGGCAGGGATGAAAAAGATCAATGTCTCCCAGAATCAGTTTGTATTGGCGGGAGAGCCGGTCGGTGTGATGAACGAGCAACTTATTGCCAGTACCGCACCTGTTCCGATGGGAAATGGAGCTCCAATGCTTTACATTGAGTTCCGAAAGGATACAAAACCTGTTAATCCCGCTCCCTGGTGGGCGGCACGGCTTGCTGGAAGGACCGCAAATGATACGTAG